acacaacgtgccattggaacacaggagtgatggttgctgataatgggcctctgtacgcctgtgtagatattccatagaaaatctgccgtttccagctacaatagtaatttacaacaataacaatgtctacactgtatttctgatcaatttgctgttattttaatggacaaaaaatgtgcttttctttcaaaaacaaggacatttctaagtgaccctaaacttttgaacggtagtgtatatataatctAATTCAAAAGTCACttgcacatctgagctatctttttttgcaggtgcatggtaacagttgaataagatgagaaaaaagaagaaaccaacacactgctcttgctagtatcactgcttttaataagctttacgtatcggacTCAAGTATCGTATCGGTGTAACGGCTCTCGTTTGtagaaggagaccaaggcgcagcgtggtaggcgtacatcgtctttttattgatgacaccaaaacaaaataacaaagacaaaaaacgaaagtgaacagttctgtcaggcacagacactaaacagaaaacaagatcccaacaaaacccaaaaggaaaatgaaaacttatatatgatccccaatcagagacaacgatagacagctgactctgattgggaaccacactcggccaaaaacaaagaaatagaaaacatagactttcccacccgagtcacaccctgacctaaccaaacatagagaataataagaatctctaaggtcagggcgtgacaatcggCCTCTTTTTTAAAAATTAGCACCCTTACAGTGAAGGCTCCTCAGAGGCGGAagaggaggaccatcctcctcagtgaatttcataaaaatttaaattgtaaaacattgaagaagttatcctttttaaaactatactaaatatattcacatcaccaaataattgattaaaacacactgttttgcaataaaGGTCTaaagtagcctcaacagcactctgtagggtagcaccatggtgtagccggaggacagctagcctccatcctcctcttggtacattgacttcaatacaaaacccaggaggctcttggttctcacccccctctatagacttacacagtaattatgacaattttcggaggacgtcctccaacctatcagagctcttgcagcatgaactgacatgttgtccacccaatcaaaggatcagagaatgaatctagtactgaaagcataagttaccactagctagcactgcagtgcataaaatgtggtgagtagttgactcaaagagagagaaagacaatagtttaatagtttgaacaaatgtatttattcaaaaatgaaggagaagcaagagcgagagagtcattttttttcactttcagtttcacttacttagctgggtagtttagttactcaaacacccggctcaaacagcgtcatgctatgttagctagctggctatgactatccaacacaacactggaactcttccaaatcaaggtaagcttttggttttattaatttattgccactggggaCCGCCGGTGTAACTActtactgactatacactgtaacgttactgcatgattgtagtgggtttactaacgcattagttctattagctatgttgactaggacattactttagctaatatggggacaatgatgtaggctgtgtgtagcggttatgacatggtttggaaaggttttttcactTGGTCACAtgcagctgatgtgttgttcattgaagtccacaaattaagggaaaaggtgagaggaggagagtgcatagaggCTAGaatgaatacaacgtggctgctatgaaagtgaactgtgtttatacgcgatcaggggtgtattcattcccacCGAttaaaaatgtttcttaaacggaagcaaacaaaaaggggataaaataactgaatttgtccaatagaaactcttgatTGCAACTGTTGgattaatgattacaccctagataaggttgatgcaggcaagagtgtgcaagacggtattgaatgtgtcactgtctgtccacgtgtcactgtctgtcatccCAAATTTTTCTCTCTAGCTGTGtgcacctatgttgtaaactttcattcataggctagtttGTAGCAaaatcatgatgggtatagggaaaatttgagtatcatgtagtagtctaaacctattgatgttacattgaactgggtgaatggaatatgaataacagtcatccaacatgctgtaaaAGAAACGcaatgctcatgaaaaaaaatcttcctccctcatcataaacggcactgaccgccactgcacccttatgtagacatagatccacccacatccgttcaatgcatcgaatggggttggagtcgagagaaaataagaaaatgtgcatttcataaatatttgaATAAAGTGTGTATATAAAACGTATTAAACACGTCCGTAAAACCTCATTGCGTACAAAGCAAGAAAAACGTCATTGTAATCTGAAGTGGAGGCATTAATTAATGTTCACAtttacaacataacatacatatgcatttcatcattaagacctttaggaaataatgtctggagggtgaaaaaaacaaaaacagtatATTTTGCTCAGGCATTATTTATAtaacctcccctgtctgatatcttattaactttctctttctctatgccacaaaattatgccacaaaatctaaaagGTAGAAATGTCATGTTTTTGGTAATTAAAATATACTacgactggataatccctgtcgtttctcctgattgaaattttatgttcactaattctgtttgagagaacgagaggttttacctacataacacagcccacgtggacatttaatcatgtagatgaCATGGGTGGTGGAGCACGTAATAATGTAATTTATTTGCAACCGTTTTCCTGTTTGTGGGTGGCAGAAATATTTACACTGTGCGCGacctctgcatttatagctaccattcGGAAGAGGGCGTTAAAGAGCCTGGCACTTTTTCTTTTGTGGCTGGCAGCTTCATAAAACATTGTACCCAATGCTTTATGAAAACTTGCTTGATGGGTCGATGTCCTtattgtggttttacagacgtgtttaatGCGTTTTATGTACACACTTCATtagaatatttatgaaatgcacattgttatttTACACGTACTTATTTTCCCTCGACTCCAACCTCATTCGATGCATTGAACAGATGTGGGTGGAGCtatgtctacataagggtgctaattaaaaaaaactcacaaaagcgctgacgaaggccttgaggccgaaacgtaaagcttattaaagagcagtgatactagtaaGAGCAGTGtgcgtttttttttcttttttccaaAATATATAATCTAATGAAATACAATGAAAAACATATCAAGCTCACTCAGATCttgctgtgtgtgtactgtgattGCATGTCTTGACCGTAAACGCGTTTCGCTTTCACAATTTAACATTTGCTAAAACAGCACCCCCGGTTGGCTACTGCAGCCTCGGCAGTCTCACTCTACCCGTGATATCAGTGATTTTTGATAAAACAAGAAAATGAAATAAACGATTTGGTATCGTGGAAGATTGAATAAGTGTGCTTCAAACTGTTTGCTTGGAACGATTTGTAGCTATCGTCTCTATCTACAAGcaattcgctacactcgcatgaacatctgctaaccatgcatgtgtatgtgacaaatacaactaTATATCTGTGCTGAGAATGCATCAGACCTAGTTTCCCTACTTGTTACCGTAAAGTGTGGTGTATTCGCGCATCCCAATTGAGGCAACTAACGCGCGCGAATGGCAGACTGCGGTTTACGAGTGTCGGCTCAATTGACTGCAATATCACAAGGGGCATCACTGGCAACAATATTATTTGATATTTTATACGCACAGCAGCTCTAGAATCTAGATTAAAAGTGCAATAGTAGCCTACATTAATAAAGAATGGTTTTTATCGCATGTGCACAACATTCACCTTCGTGCACTATCGCTTACCCTCCACACAGCTAGGGGTGGCATTTTCCGAGATTAGATCCTCCCACAGAGTCGCAGAAACCACAAGAATAATAATACTTGTACCCTCAGCAGGTCGTTTACTTTGGTGTGTTTTTTCTCACAAAATGACCAAATCTAaggacaagagagagaaagtCAGCGTTGCTAGCGAAGTAAGACACAAACTATTTGTTACTAAAGTTTCTTACGTGACGTGGAATAATGTTACGTTGCTCTGGAATTTGcaagcttagctagctagctacgttaacTAACAAGCTTCATTCAAACGTTGGATACCATGCGTGAGCTCACCTtagccagagaggaagaggcgaagtaTATTGCTACCATATTAGGGAGCCACGTTTGCGACAATTCACAGGTGTCACCCAATGTTATGGCCAGAGATATTTAATCGTTTATATGTCCCCTACACAGATTGATCGTGTTGAGGAGCGACGGTTGCGATGTCACGATAGTATCGAGAGGGCAGAGTTCAGACGGCGGCGCGAGGAGCTCTCGGATCAAGACAGGTGACGATTATGATGACAACGATGATAATGGTGATGAAAGCACAATTCCTAATCTTCCTCTATTCGACAGACAATCGCTGGAGGATGAAATGACGATAATGAACGAAAGGATGCAAAAGTATGGTAAGGAAAACGTTTGTTTCATGGAAAATGTTATACACAATTCATATAGTAGAATTGTAGTATAAGTGTTATTGTGAAACTGGATCCTGAATGAATGGTGTGTGTGGTACATTGTGGACTAACGCTTGTTCCCTCTCATTTAGATAAAGAGCTGGAGgtgttgagaggagagaacaggaggaatatggtgctctctgtttctctattgGCCATCAGTGCTCTCTTCTACTACGCCTTTATCCACTACTGAATAAGAATTAGCTCATTTTAGCACAGTTGACTGTGTTATGTTACATCTTCATCAGGACCAAATACTGCTTTGGCAGCTAAAAGCCTTAATGCAGCCATTTGTGCGAATTATATGGTGACATttcggcccccccccccccttaacctTCTATATTTGCACCTGCTTGCAAGTGTTCACATTTTTGTTATGGGACAAATAGTAAAGACATGTCATTAACCAGTCATTTTTTTGTATTACCTTTTTAATTTGGCATCTAGTCATCTTATTGTCAAACAAATCTGTTTTTCAAAAGTAGGCTACCTGCGCATGTTCATCCACTCCAAAATCATTCCTGCATCCAAACAGTGCACTGTACACTCCTGTCAGTTGATGAATGGAAAGTgaaatctgttacaaaacaccaaaagtATAATGACATTTGGCAATTGTCATTGGGTCGACACTCTTGTAGCCTGAATTGATGTGTCTTGCTGACAAAATGACCTTTTCTGTAGAAAGAGAAGTCGGGACACTTGAATCGTAGCTGAAATATGTAACAGTCCCTGTTGACAAGTACAGCCACATGGGGaggataaaaaacaacataatccAGAGGTGAGGGTGTTCGTTTCATGTGGGATAAGCTTATATTTTCATATTTACCGCTATAGCAGTATACATTTCATTTTAAACAAATAGGATAATGGGTAAATTAGCATTATTTAAGACCCCAAACTTATGACTTTTTTAATTTAGGGGGACTCATATCTCTTTCAGGGTTTATCCCCACTTGTAATTCACACTCTGCTCACAGGTACCTCTGCTCTGTCAAGCTTTGGTACTCAAATTGCCTAATTTGTTGAGCCACTACAAATTGGATGTTCGTTGCGAAGTCATCCACATCATCATCAACTCCTGGGCTGAGCTTTGCTTTCCCCTTCATACAGACTGTGGTATATTTTTACTACACTTCAATGGTTACTGATGGTCTCTTAAGGACCACTCATGAAAGCAAAATCATGCACAATGCTTATGCAAATCATGAACTCTTCATCAAGCGTGACAGAGTATACAATTCTTACTTTGACTTCATTGCACGTTGTGCTCCTGCGTTGTGCTATGATGAGGGTATGAAGACACTACTTCTCAATGGGTTTACATAGTGCACCTTGGGATTGTGTTCTCAGACTGTTGCCAAAATGATGCTTTAGTTCTCATTGTGGTCAATAACCACTATGCCTTTGTTAGTTAAATCACCCAAACCTGAGACTTGACTGGGCTTTATCTCTGACATAATTTTGCAAGGGTCTGTATTTACAAAGCATCTCGAATATGAGCACTCCTACTCAAGAgatgctttgtcaatatgggcaCAGGGctacatatactgtataccatTAGAATAAGGAAggggtgtatatgtgtgtttgtccACATCTTAATTAATTCCAAGCCTTTGGTGCCAAAATGAATCTCCCTATGGCCTTTTTTTGTTCAGGCATTGCATTTTTATCAGTGCCTGTGCATCTAAATGGTTTACATTGAGAATGTTTGATTACTCATGCACGCATTAAGGCCTTCCTACCTGCAGACAGCTTCACATCATTTTGGTCCCTCACCCAAGGCAACAAGTTTATATATATTTGCTGTAAATTAATGAAGATAATTACATGCTTGGCATGTATGAACATTGTTCTTTTGTAATTATGTCTGAACATCCcaaaaacaaaataaatgtatctCTAAATCTGTTTTCTCTGGCTGACCATTCTATTGCTACTCAGAATCAACTATGACATAGAGGCAAAGCTCTCTTCTACAAGCCTGTGATATAATGGATCATATGTATGTATCATGATGCATAGTCAGATAACTCAGTCACTGCCAATATGTAGCATCCAGACATGTTGCGGCATAAACATTCACGTCAGCTATGGTAAAGGTAGAGGGCAGGAGTGATTGTGTGTGTAAAGGACAACTGGGCCTGGGGGAAAGGTTTCTGGGAAGACCAAACTTTTCTTTTTATTACTACATTATCATCAACAGGGTTTGAAACATAAAGAAAAAAGTGACCTCATCCTTAACATttcacaaactaaacaaaactaGGACAGCGGAGCAAGGCAACAGGATGCAACAAAATAAACACGGTGACGACGAGTAGAAAGTCCCAAAACCTGAAACCTCCATTAATCCcctagacagacaggctagaatgcATGGAAGGAAAGGCTGTATTTGATATAACCCAGTTTTTCAATGAAGGCCAGGAGTTTTCCCCTGACCAGGGTTGTGGTAAATTCCATTTCAATTAAGGAAGTACACTACAATTCCAATTATTTTTGATGAAGAAAATGTGGAAttgggtttactttctgaattgaaatggaTTGGACCCCAACCCTGCTCTGGGCACTAGTTATGCTACATCTCACCACTCCCCATGTGTACAAAGGTTTAGTTGTTGCTGAAAGGAGAAGAGCTTGACTGGCTAGGCACTCCAGTAAAGATCTTGGAGGGTAAAAACAAGCTGGGTGGGTGAGATGATTGGACTCAGTTTTGAAAGTCAGGCATACCAGGACGTATAGTGCAGTGCCTTAAAGGGAAACTACCTCTAACtgccttcatactggacacagagacaaaaatggtatccatgagttcatcttacTCTGGAAGTAGAAAAagacctcattgccaaaatcccaaagtatccctttaaaaaaGGCACAATGGGAGGTTTTCAGTTCCAGACAAAAACATATGTAGTGTTTGAGCTTCAGGGAGAGGTTCTAAATTAGAGTACACCACCGCATCTtgtacacaaacacactgcaaaTCATGGAGGCATGGCATGAATACAAGTAAAGGGACGGGGGGCATGGAATCAATAGCAAAAACAGGAGCATGCAATGCAACACGTAATGTGACAGCTTGTCAATGTTGGTTTTCTTCATAAAGTATTAAAATCACTTCTAAGATGCATTCTGTACAGTGGATCTGATCTGATACATAGAGCTTGGGGCAGTAGAGAGTGGTCTTTGTAACATAATTACAGGGAGAGCTGTCTCAAAGAGCCACAGAGTTCGGCAAACTGTCCTTCATGTTGGCACCAAACATTTTATTACAATCCAAAATAACGCCCATGAACATTTTGTGAATGCCAGTTTGCCAAACCATGTGCAGGGTACTGTTATCTGTCTATGGCAATATTCTATGTGTCTGGGGGACTCCCCCTGGTGGCTCAGGGCTGGTAGTGCTGGTGGATGAAGGAAAGCACATTGTCCTTAGACAGCTTCTCAGGGTCAACCCGCGTCTGAGAGTCGTGAACTCTGACCCCGTCCTCCCACGCCCAGAACAGGCGCTCTGTATGGCAGACgctgaggagacacacacacacaaattagaaACAACATATTTAGTTCAATAACCTTTCAATCAATTTCATACCGCTCCTTGGGGATGTCCAGCCGTTCCAAGTATTTAATCTATTCaagagctagcacacctgatcCAACttctcaactaatcatcaagcactTGAGTTGAGGTAGTTCAGGGCTACAACACCATTGTGAAATGtctggaggtcccagaggaggttTGAGACCCCCTGTCTAGAGTAGACTAGGTTCAGATGCAAAAACATGCAGACAATTCCTTGTCGCACATATCCTAGTCTACCACACAGATTTGAGGCCGGTGCATAGTGGTACGCACTGGAACGGAGCCACAGAGTTGGCTGGCAAGTCGTAAGTGGACTGTTTAGTCATCTTGTTGAAGAAAAACTTCCTCTTGGTGTTCTTACTGTACGCCATCGTCCAGGGATCTGCACGTCAGAGGAAGAGAAATGTCTGTGAGAAAACATCCAGACTCCTGTATCCTAGAGCAGAAatgctctacctttctctctcacacacacaaccaaaaatatacacacaacatgcaaacatttcaaagactttactgagttgcagttcatttaaggaaatcaatcaattgaaataaattcattaggtcccacacgacaccatacacgtggtctgcggttgtgaggctgccaaattctctaaaacgatgttggtagagattaaaatgtaattatctggcaatagctctggtggacattcctgcagtcagaatgccaattgcacgctccttcaaaacttgagacatctgtgacattgtgttgtgtgacaaaactgcacattttagagtagccaTTTATTGTCACCAGCATAAGGAGCAcatgtgtaatgaccatgctgtttaatcagcttactgatatgccacaccagtcaggtgaatggattatcttggcaaaggaaaaattcTCACTAACGGGGATAACAAACAAATTTgggcacaacattttagagaaataacctttttgtgcacatggaaaatgtctggcatcttttatttcatctcatgaaacatgggaccaacactttacatgttgcgtttttatttttgttcagtgtacataaaTCCACACTCTCCTACCATTGATGCTCTTttatgatatacagtgcatttgtaaagtattcagaccacttccctttttccactttgttacgttacagccttattctaaaatggattaaattaaaaaaaaaaaatactcaatctacacacaataccccataataacaaagtgaaaacgtaaaaaaaacaaaaaaacatttttgcaaatgtaaataaggtatttctgtttataattttttatacatacagtatcagtcaaacatttggacacacctacattgtagaatagtgaagacatcaaagttatatatttaatatttgatattcttcaaagtaaccaccctttgctttgatgacagctttgcatactcttggtattctctcaattaacaggtgtgccttgataaaaatacatttgtgaaatttctttccttcttaatgtgtttgatccatcagttgtgttgtgacaaggtaggggtggaatacagaagatagccctacttggtaaaagaccaagtccatattatggaaagaacagctcaaataagcaaagagaaacaacagtccatcattactttaagacatgaaggtcattcaatccagaaaatgtcaagaactttgaaagtttcttcaagtgcagtcacaaaatcaagtgctatgatgaaactggctctcatgaggaccgccacaggaaaggaagaccccgagttacctctgctgcagaggagagtTACTAGACTCAGAAATTGATAAACGCTTcagagagttcaagtaacagagacatcaacatcaactgttcaaaggagactgtgtgaatcaggccttcgtggtcaaattgctgtaAAGAGACCACTACTAAtgtacaccaataataagaagagacttgcttgggccaagaaacacgagcaatggacactaaaccagtggaaatatgtcctttggtctgatgagtgcaaatgtgagatttttggttccaactgctgtgtctttgtgagacgcagagtaggcgaacggatgatctccgcatgtgtggttcccacctttaagtatggaggaggtggtgtgatggtgtgtggttgctttgctggtgacactgtcagtgattaatttagaattcaaggcacacaaccaacatggctaccacagcattccacagcgatacgtcatcccatctggtttgagcttagtgggactatcatttatttttcaactggacaatgacccaaaacacacctccaggctgtgtaagggctatttgaccaaggagagtgatggagtgctgcattagatgaactggcctccataatcaccgacctcaacccaattgagatggttttggatgagttggaccgcagagtgaaggaaaagcagccaacaagtgctcagcatatgtgggaactccttcaagactgttggaaaagcattccaggtgtagctggttgagagaatgtcaagagtgtgcaaagttgtcatcaaggcaaagggtggctactttgaagaatcgaaaatatattttgatttgttgaacacttttttcgttactacatgattccatgtgttatttcatagtcttgatgtcgtcactattgttctacaatgtagaaaatagtaaaaatataaaataaaataaaaatattaagtgtgtccaaacttttgactgtaagtattcagaccctttgctatgagactcgaaattgagctcaggtgtatcctgtttccattgatcatccttgagatatttctacaacttgattggagtccacctgtggtaagttcaattgattggacatgatttggaaaggcacacacttgtctatataaaggtcccacagttgacagtgcatgtcagagcaaaaaccaagccatgatattgaaggaattgtctgtagagctctgagacaggattgtgttgaggcacagatctggggaaggacaccaaaaaatgtctgcagcattgaaggtccccaagaacacagtggcctgcatcattcttaaatggaagaagtttggaaccaccaagactagtcttagagctggccgcctggccaaactgtgcaatcaaccttccagaaggacaactatctctgcagcactcaaccaatcaggcctttatggtagagtggccagacggaagccactcctcagtaaaaggcacatgacagcccgcttggagtttgccaaaaggcacctaaaggactctcagaccatgagaaacaagattctctggtctgatgaaacccaaGACTGAAATCTTTGGTCTGAATGGCAAGCGTCACGTctgcaggaaacctggcaccatctgtacggtgaagcatgttggtggcagcatcatgctgtggggatgtttgtccttgagtggcccagccagagcccggtcttgaacccggactaacatctctggagagacctgaaaatagttgtgcagcgacgctccccatcaaacctgacgagattgagaggatctacagagaggaatgggagaaacttcccaaataccggtgtaccaagcttgtagcgtcatagcaaagaagacttgaggctgtaatcgctgccaaaggtgcttcaacaaagtactaagtaaagagtctgaatacttatgtaaatgtgatttcagtttatttaaaaaaaatgcaaacatttctaaacctatttttgctttgtcattatggggtattgtgtgtagattgatgagaaaacaaattgttaatccattttagaataaggctgtaacgtaacaaaatgtggaaaaagtcaaggggtcttaatactttccgaatgcactgtatgtcacctTAGCTACAGTACATACCGTTTATAGTTTTGATGATGTATAGGCCATTCGGGAGGAAGTGGCGGTCGTCCCGGCCAGTGTAGGACAGACGAGGGACTCCTCCTGAACTCTTAGTCACCTTCATTTCCAGTCTAGGAGGTTGAGGAAtattcattcatttatttataCATTCTTAGACTAATGCAAAGTTCTCCCTCTCAAATGTTGACTATGGCAATAGCATTAATCTTCTCATACCTGACAAAAATCTTGTCCATCTCCTCCAGCCTGTACACCTCTTTCACTCTGAGGAAAAAAGCAGAGAAACATTAGGACTTGGAGGAAAATAAACATTAGGACTTCCCAAAAAATTCCTCCAGATCTTCCCTTTATATTTATTCTTATTCAAGCAGAAAAAAAGTTAGAATGTAGGGTTGTTACCTGATAGGGTTCATGTCTGGTCGGCTTGGCTTGGCCACGGCCCTCACAAACTTCTCCGCCATCTGGATTCTGGAGACAGTGACCACAGTTCAGCAACAATACATGTAATCACCAGATAAGGTGAAGGCAGGGGTGAAAGTAAGCCGGTACGGTCTGGTACTATTAGGCCCAGAATCTTCTATCCAAAATGTTAATCTAGGCAGAGGCTGCGGCTCCATGGATCCCTTTTCCACAGAGCCGAAGATCCAAATCACGTTTTACACACGTTTCTTTACCTCTACATTAAACACACATTTGTATGGTCACTCTTCCTTTACGTTTCTCACTGTCAATTGTGAAAGATAATTGTTCAGTTTTACTTGTGAAACGTCCATGCAGCATCTGCATACCaaccatttgatctcaatcagtttcatggggatatGCATTTAGATCTTCTTGTGTTATACAGTGTTGATTAGAAGTAGCCCAGTGTTGTTTTGAATAATGTAAAATGATAGAATTTTAGAGCAGATGTTAAACTGTAGCATAGCCTACCTGTGTTTATTTTAAATATACAGCGCGTTCTGAAAGTATTCGGAcgtcttgacttttcccacattttgttacgatgtgtgcctttccaaatcatgtccaatcaattgaatttaccacaggtggactctaatcaagctgtagaaacatctcaaggatgatcaatggaaacaggacgcacctgaattcaatttcgagtctcataaca
This portion of the Salvelinus fontinalis isolate EN_2023a chromosome 27, ASM2944872v1, whole genome shotgun sequence genome encodes:
- the ccdc167 gene encoding coiled-coil domain-containing protein 167 gives rise to the protein MCTTFTFVHYRLPSTQLGVAFSEIRSSHRVAETTRIIILVPSAGRLLWCVFSHKMTKSKDKREKVSVASEIDRVEERRLRCHDSIERAEFRRRREELSDQDRQSLEDEMTIMNERMQKYDKELEVLRGENRRNMVLSVSLLAISALFYYAFIHY